A genomic window from Silene latifolia isolate original U9 population chromosome 11, ASM4854445v1, whole genome shotgun sequence includes:
- the LOC141614297 gene encoding uncharacterized protein LOC141614297 — MNPLKCAFGVTSGKFLGFVVRHRGIEVDQSKIKAIQEMPEPKNLKELRGLQGRLAYIRRFISNLAGRCQPFSHLMKKDAIFQWDDKCHNAFESIKKYLSSAPVLGAPVPGRPLILYIAAQERSLGALCAQENEDKKERALYYLSRTLAHTVHVISKDDPIKYILSRPVLSDRLAKWAVLLKQYDLVHVPQKAIKRQALADFLADHPVPAKWELQDDLPGEEIFYVDVLPPWQMYFYGAARRDGAGAGVVFLSPKGHVLPYSFVLTELCSNNVAEYQALILGLQMAIEIGVKDLDIYGDSLLVVNQVLDEFEVKKDDLIPYHQYAIQLLNKLNCVHIGHVPRSANKLADALANLVATLALGAEKVTIIPVCNRWVVPPLEGEETAESSNMISVYQVDNDDWRQPNIDFLEHQKLPDEPRHKIEIRRRAPRFIYYKGILYRRSFLGQWLRCLSETEASEAMYETHSGVYGAHQSGPKLHDRVKRMGYYWPTMVQDCMDFAKKCDACQFNANFIHQPPKLLHPTISSWPFEMWGLDVVGPITPKASNGHEYILTATDYFSKWAEVVSVREVKKETVVDFICTQIIFRYGVPQLMRV, encoded by the exons atgaatccGCTCAAATGTGCCTTTGGAGTTACTTCGGGGAAATTCTTAGGATTCGTGGTACGACATAGAGGAATTGAAGTTGATCAATCAAAGATCAAGGCGATTCAAGAAATGCCAGAGCCTAAAAATTTGAAGGAGCTTCGTGGTCTACAAGGTCGCTTAGCTTACATTCGCAGGTTCATCTCTAACCTCGCGGGACGCTGCCAGCCATTCAGTCATCTTATGAAAAAGGATGCTATATTCCAATGGGATGACAAATGTCATAATGCCTTTGAAAGTATCAAAAAGTACTTGTCATCTGCACCTGTGTTGGGGGCACCAGTTCCTGGAAGGCCTCTTATCCTCTACATCGCTGCACAAGAACGTTCACTGGGGGCATTATGTGCTCAAGAGAATGAAGATAAGAAGGAAAGGGCTCTTTATTACCTAAGTCGAACTTTG GCACATACTGTCCATGTAATTTCAAAGGATGATCCTATCAAATATATACTCTCAAGGCCAGTCTTGTCTGATCGTCTAGCAAAGTGGGCAGTTCTACTCAAACAGTATGACTTGGTCCATGTGCCTCAAAAAGCAATCAAAAGGCAAGCTTTAGCTGACTTCCTTGCTGATCATCCAGTCCCCGCGAAATGGGAACTTCAGGATGATCTTCCTGGTGAAGAGATATTCTATGTGGATGTACTTCCGCCATGGCAAATGTATTTTTATGGTGCAGCAAGACGTGATGGAGCCGGAGCTGGTGTTGTATTCTTGTCTCCCAAAGGTCATGTGTTGCCTTACTCCTTTGTGCTCACTGAACTGTGCTCAAACAATGTGGCAGAGTATCAAGCTTTAATCTTAGGACTTCAAATGGCAATTGAAATAGGGGTCAAAGATTTAGACATCTACGGAGATTCTTTGTTGGTAGTGAACCAAGTCCTTGATGAATTCGAAGTGAAGAAAGATGATCTCATTCCCTACCATCAATATGCAATCCAGTTACTTAACAAGTTGAATTGTGTTCATATTGGACATGTGCcaaggagtgccaataagttggctGACGCGCTTGCTAATCTGGTAGCCACTTTGGCACTGGGGGCAGAGAAAGTCACGATAATTCCGGTTTGCAACCGTTGGGTAGTACCGCCGCTAGAAGGAGAAGAAACTGCAGAGTCGTCTAACATGATTAGTGTCTACCAAGTCGATAATGATGATTGGCGACAACCTAACATCGATTTCTTGGAACATCAAAAGCTTCCTGATGAACCTAGACATAAGATAGAGATTCGTCGTCGTGCTCCAAGGTTCATATATTATAAGGGAATACTTTACAGACGATCGTTCCTCGGGCAATGGCTAAGATGTCTTAGTGAAACTGAAGCTTCTGAAGCCATGTACGAAACTCATTCGGGTGTTTATGGCGCTCATCAATCCGGTCCAAAGCTTCATGATCGTGTGAAAAGAATGGGGTACTATTGGCCAACCATGGTGCAAGATTGCATGGACTTTGCGAAGAAGTGTGATGCTTGTCAGTTCAATGCAAATTTCATACATCAACCTCCAAAGCTCTTGCATCCTACCATTTCGTCATGGCCCTTTGAAATGTGGGGACTAGATGTTGTAGGACCCATCACTCCAAAAGCATCAAATGGGCATGAATACATCCTCACTGCAACAGATTATTTCTCAAAGTGGGCAGAAGTTGTCAGTGTACGTGAAGTAAAAAAGGAAACTGTTGTTGATTTCATTTGCACTCAAATCATCTTTCGGTATGGTGTACCAcaactgatgcgtgtctaa
- the LOC141614298 gene encoding uncharacterized protein LOC141614298 yields the protein MQFVEEVVAKSKRDWHERIGEALWAYRTTYKTPTQATPYALVYGVEAVLPLELQIQSLRIAIQEELTSDDNDKLRLEELEALDEKRLQAQQKLQCYQARLSRAFNKKVRPRSFQAGRLGARGKKAGHYFS from the coding sequence ATGCAATTTGTTGAGGAAGTGGTGGCGAAGTCAAAGCGTGATTGGCATGAGAGAATCGGTGAGGCATTGTGGGCCTATCGTACTACATACAAGACACCCACTCAAGCAACCCCGTATGCGTTGGTGTATGGAGTTGAAGCCGTGTTGCCATTAGAACTTCAAATTCAATCTTTAAGAATTGCCATTCAGGAAGAGCTTACAAGTGATGACAATGACAAGCTGCGCTTAGAAGAGTTGGAAGCTTTAGATGAGAAAAGGTTGCAAGCACAACAAAAGCTACAGTGTTATCAAGCACGGTTGTCacgcgcattcaacaaaaaggtgcgcCCTCGATCTTTTCAGGCAGGAAGACTTGGTGCTCGCGGTAAGAAGGCCGGTCATTACTTCTCATAA